The Tachyglossus aculeatus isolate mTacAcu1 chromosome 22, mTacAcu1.pri, whole genome shotgun sequence genome window below encodes:
- the FEN1 gene encoding flap endonuclease 1 codes for MGIHGLAKLIADVAPGAIRENDIKSYFGRKVAIDASMSIYQFLIAVRQGGDVLQNEEGETTSHLMGMFYRTIRMVENGVKPVYVFDGKPPQLKSGELARRGERRAEAEKQLQRAQDAGAEEDVEKFAKRLVKVTKQHNDDCKRLLRLMGIPYLEAPGEAEASCAALVKAGKVYAAATEDMDCLTFGSPVLMRHLTASEAKKLPIQEFHLSRVLQELGLTQEQFVDLCILLGSDYCDSIRGIGPKRAVDLIRQHKSIEEIVRRLDPNKYPVPDHWLHKEARRLFLEPEVVDPETVELKWSEPDEDGLVLFMCGEKQFNEDRVRGGVRRLSRSRRGSTQGRLDDFFKVTGCLTSAKRKEPEPKGSTKKKPKTAPAPGGKFRKGK; via the coding sequence ATGGGAATCCACGGCCTGGCCAAGCTGATCGCCGACGTGGCCCCGGGGGCCATCCGGGAGAACGACATCAAGAGCTACTTCGGGCGCAAGGTGGCCATCGACGCGTCCATGAGCATCTACCAGTTCCTGATCGCCGTGCGGCAGGGCGGGGACGTGCTGCAGAACGAGGAGGGGGAGACCACCAGCCACCTGATGGGCATGTTCTACCGCACCATCCGCATGGTGGAGAACGGCGTCAAGCCCGTGTACGTCTTCGACGGCAAGCCCCCGCAGCTCAAGTCGGGCGAGCTGGCCAGGCGGGGCGAGCGGCGCGCCGAGGCCGAGAAGCAGCTGCAGCGGGCCCAGGACGCCGGCGCCGAGGAGGACGTGGAGAAGTTCGCCAAGCGGCTGGTGAAGGTCACCAAGCAGCACAACGACGACTGCAAGCGGCTGCTCCGCCTCATGGGCATCCCCTACCTGGAGGCGCCCGGGGAGGCCGAGGCCAGCTGCGCCGCCTTGGTGAAGGCGGGCAAGGTCTACGCCGCGGCCACGGAGGACATGGACTGCCTGACCTTCGGCAGCCCCGTGCTGATGCGGCACCTGACGGCCAGCGAGGCCAAGAAGCTGCCCATCCAGGAGTTCCACCTGAGCCGGGTTCTGCAGGAGCTGGGCCTGACCCAGGAGCAGTTCGTGGACCTGTGCATCCTGCTGGGCAGCGACTACTGCGACAGCATCCGGGGCATCGGGCCCAAGCGGGCCGTGGACCTCATCCGGCAGCACAAGAGCATCGAGGAGATCGTGCGCCGGCTGGACCCCAACAAGTATCCCGTCCCCGACCACTGGCTGCACAAGGAGGCCCGGCGGCTGTTCCTGGAGCCCGAGGTGGTGGACCCGGAGACCGTGGAGCTGAAGTGGAGCGAGCCGGACGAGGACGGCCTGGTGCTCTTCATGTGCGGGGAGAAGCAGTTCAACGAGGACCGCGTCCGCGGCGGCGTCCGGCGGCTGAGCAGGAGCCGGCGGGGCAGCACCCAGGGCCGCCTGGACGATTTCTTCAAGGTGACGGGCTGCCTCACCTCGGCCAAGCGCAAGGAGCCGGAACCCAAGGGATCCACCAAGAAGAAGCCCAAGACGGCCCCGGCTCCCGGGGGGAAGTTCCGGAAGGGGAAATAA
- the TMEM258 gene encoding transmembrane protein 258, producing the protein MELEAMSRYTSPVNPAVFPHLTVVLLAIGMFFTAWFFVYEVTSTKYTRDIYKELLISLVASLFMGFGVLFLLLWVGIYV; encoded by the exons atg GAGCTCGAGGCCATGAGCAGATATACCAGCCCCGTGAACCCAGCTGTCTTCCCTCATCTCACGGTGGTCTTGTTGGCGATTGGCATGTTCTTCACCGCCTGGTTCTTCGT CTACGAGGTGACCTCCACCAAATATACCCGGGACATCTACAAAGAGTTGCTCATCTCTCTGGTGGCCTCACTCTTCATGGGCTTCGgtgtgctcttcctcctcctctgggtcGGCATATACGTCTGA